A stretch of Oryza brachyantha chromosome 4, ObraRS2, whole genome shotgun sequence DNA encodes these proteins:
- the LOC107304142 gene encoding cysteine-rich and transmembrane domain-containing protein WIH2, with the protein MSYQAPPPGTAAYPPPGTAYPPPGQQAYPPPGQQAYPPPAYGAPAPVAADYPPKDYGAYQQPPPPPPDTQSRGDGFWKGCCAALCCCCLLDMCF; encoded by the exons ATGAGCTACCAGGCTCCTCCTCCCGGCACTGCAG CGTACCCGCCGCCAGGGACGGCGTACCCCCCACCGGGCCAGCAGGCGTACCCCCCACCGGGCCAGCAGGCgtacccgccgccggcgtacGGAGCACcggcgcccgtcgccgccgactaCCCGCCCAAGGACTACGGCGCGTaccagcagccgccgccgccgccgccggacacGCAGAgccgcggcgacggcttcTGGAAAGGATG CTGTGCTgcgctctgctgctgctgcctgctcGACATGTGCTTCTGA
- the LOC102703484 gene encoding APO protein 1, chloroplastic gives MEILSSKGFCFSLMDIYGSRAHKLVKVGSQPRQIAWRASRICCEHSPDTSSNRYGRYQKQPQNVDLPELHPKKKKKPFPVPIKKMVQASRRDKRLARMRIEKPLEPPKNGLLVPELIPVAYEVLDNWKVLIRGLSQLLNTVTVYGCRKCPQVHVGPIGHQIQDCYGTGSQHRNSHHSWVRGSINDILIPIESYHLFDPFGWRVKHDTRFNYDRIPAIVELCIQAGVDLPQYPSRRRTAPVRMIGKKVIDRGGFVDEPKPHHAQDCTSLLAELDTFSNQQGQQPTPSNVTELAEKTLKTYLDLRRGVKQLMRKYTVKTCGYCSEVHVGPWGHNVKLCGAFKHQWRDGKHGWQDAVLDDVIPPNYVWHVRDPAGPPLRSSLRSFYGKAPAIVELCVQAGAKIPEEYRPMMRDDVVIPDSEEARMAA, from the exons ATGGAGATACTTAGCAGTAAGG GTTTTTGCTTTAGCTTGATGGACATCTACGGAAGCAGAGCACATAAATTAGTGAAG GTAGGATCCCAACCTCGACAAATTGCCTGGCGAGCATCAAGAATTTGCTGTGAGCACTCTCCTGATACTTCCAGCAATAGATATGGTAGGTATCAAAAACAACCACAAAATGTTGATCTCCCAGAATTGCacccaaagaagaaaaagaagccaTTTCCTGTCCCAATTAAAAAGATGGTGCAAGCTTCTCGGCGAGATAAAAGGCTTGCACGAATGCGAATAGAGAAGCCCCTTGAGCCCCCAAAGAATGGTTTACTCGTTCCAGAGCTTATTCCTGTAGCTTATGAGGTCCTTGATAACTGGAAGGTGCTCATAAGAGGTCTTTCTCAACTGTTGAATACAGTTACAGTGTATGGGTGCAG AAAATGCCCTCAAGTCCATGTTGGTCCGATTGGCCACCAGATTCAAGATTGCTATGGAACAGGAAGCCAGCATCGGAATAGTCATCATTCTTGGGTCAGAGGATCAATCAACGATATTCTCATCCCAATTGAATCTTATCATCTATTTGACCCATTTGGGTGGAGAGTCAAGCATGATACCAGGTTTAACTATGATCGGATTCCAGCCATCGTTGAGCTATGCATTCAAGCTGGTGTTGACTTGCCACAATATCCCTCGAGGCGACGAACCGCTCCTGTCCGGATGATTGGCAAGAAAGTGATCGACCGTGGTGGATTTGTTGATGAGCCTAAGCCACACCACGCACAAGACTGCACATCCCTGCTTGCTGAGCTTGACACATTTAGCAACCAACAAGGGCAGCAACCCACGCCGTCCAATGTGACAGAGCTCGCGGAGAAGACACTGAAAACATACCTAGATCTCCGGCGAGGTGTCAAGCAGCTGATGAGGAAATACACAGTGAAAACATGCGGATATTGCTCTGAGGTTCACGTTGGCCCATGGGGCCACAATGTGAAGCTCTGTGGAGCTTTCAAGCACCAATGGCGAGATGGCAAGCATGGATGGCAAGATGCAGTGCTAGACGATGTCATCCCACCAAACTATGTGTGGCATGTCCGCGACCCCGCTGGCCCCCCTCTCAGATCCTCCCTGAGGAGCTTCTACGGCAAAGCTCCGGCCATTGTTGAGCTGTGCGTGCAGGCTGGAGCCAAGATACCTGAAGAGTACCGGCCGATGATGAGAGACGATGTCGTCATCCCAGACTCAGAAGAAGCTAGGATGGCTGCATGA
- the LOC102715016 gene encoding uncharacterized protein LOC102715016 has product MAREEELKRVDLKVNVSCCEGCRRKVMKAISLKGVLRTEINPSLDKVTVVGDVDSRVLVKKLSKVGKIAEVMASAPAPQAVASEEGKKSDASGGGGNGGDKPAAPADEKSARKDEGKDGKGDKKAAAAAACKQECSKCTAAKEATARAADEGDRAGGKAPAKDGAPKNSDGDKSSAPDHAASPAAAAAVVDYQYHHHYSRPEPAMVVPVHLPYYAAASATPYYAGGYYPPMPMPTFRLHPPQLRPQPSRFDEDFFSEDNTVGCHVM; this is encoded by the exons ATGGCTAGGGAAGAAGAGCTCAAG AGAGTTGATTTGAAGGTGAACGTGAGCTGCTGCGAGGGGTGCAGGAGGAAGGTGATGAAAGCGATTAGCCTGAAAG GCGTGCTGAGGACGGAGATCAACCCGTCGCTCGACAAGGTGAccgtcgtcggcgacgtggATAGTAGGGTCCTCGTCAAGAAGCTTTCGAAGGTCGGCAAGATCGCCGAGGTGATGgcatcggcgccggcgccacagGCGGTGGCTTCCGAAGAAGGCAAGAAGAGCGAcgcaagcggcggcggcggcaatgggGGCGACaagccggccgcgccggcagACGAGAAGAGCGCGCGCAAGGACGAAGGCAAGGACGGAAAAGGCGacaagaaggcggcggcggcggcagcgtgcAAGCAGGAGTGCAGCAAGTgcacggcggcgaaggaaGCCACCGCACGGGCCGCCGACGAGGGTGACCGCGCCGGAGGGAAGGCGCCGGCCAAGGACGGTGCCCCCAAGaacagcgacggcgacaaaTCCTCTGCCCCCGACCACGCGgcgtcaccggcggcggcggcggcggtggtggactACCagtaccaccaccactacaGCCGCCCGGAGCCCGCCATGGTGGTCCCGGTGCACCTCCCGTACTacgccgccgcgagcgcgaCGCCGTACTACGCCGGAGGCTACTACCCGCCGATGCCGATGCCGACGTTCCGGCTCCACCCTCCCCAGCTCCGGCCGCAGCCGTCCCGCTTCGACGAGGACTTCTTCAGCGAGGACAACACGGTCGGCTGCCACGTCATGTGA